A stretch of Pangasianodon hypophthalmus isolate fPanHyp1 chromosome 9, fPanHyp1.pri, whole genome shotgun sequence DNA encodes these proteins:
- the mafb gene encoding transcription factor MafB isoform X2: MASELAMSNSDLPTSPLAMEYVNDFDLMKFEVKKEPVEPDRSISQCSRPVAGGSVSSTPMSTPCSSVPPSPSFSVPSPGSGSEQKAHLEDFYWMSGYQQQLNPEALGFSPEDAVEALISSGHQLPSFDGYTRGQQFGGAAGAGGAVAGEEMGSAAAVVSAVIAAAAAQNGNPHHHHHHHHHHHHATAHHGAPGAPANGNAAGSHQHTRLDERFSDEQLVTMSVRELNRQLRGVSKEEVIRLKQKRRTLKNRGYAQSCRFKRVQQRHVLEGEKTQLMQQVEHLKQEISRLMRERDAYKEKYEKLIGNGFRENGSSSDNNPSSPEFFMSSRKFLHL; the protein is encoded by the exons ATGGCATCAGAACTGGCAATGAGCAACTCCGACCTGCCCACCAGTCCCCTGGCCATGGAATATGTTAATGACTTCGATCTGATGAAGTTTGAAGTGAAAAAGGAGCCGGTGGAGCCCGACCGCAGCATCAGCCAGTGCAGCCGCCCAGTCGCCGGCGGATCCGTATCTTCCACCCCGATGAGCACGCCTTGCAGCTCGGTTCCTCCTTCGCCAAGCTTCTCGGTGCCCAGTCCGGGCTCGGGGAGCGAGCAGAAGGCGCACCTGGAGGACTTCTACTGGATGAGCGGCTACCAGCAGCAGCTGAACCCGGAGGCGCTGGGCTTCAGCCCAGAGGATGCGGTGGAGGCACTGATCAGCAGCGGCCACCAGCTCCCCAGCTTCGACGGCTACACCCGGGGCCAGCAGTTCGGCGGCGCGGCGGGCGCAGGAGGCGCCGTGGCCGGAGAGGAGATGGGCTCGGCGGCCGCCGTGGTCTCGGCCGTGATCGCGGCGGCGGCAGCGCAGAACGGCAATCcgcaccatcaccaccatcaccatcaccaccaccaccacgccACGGCGCACCACGGAGCGCCCGGAGCGCCCGCCAACGGCAACGCAGCGGGGAGCCACCAGCACACGCGCCTCGACGAACGCTTCTCCGACGAGCAGCTCGTCACCATGTCCGTGCGGGAGCTCAACCGACAGCTGCGCGGCGTCAGCAAGGAAGAAGTGATCCGGCTGAAGCAGAAGCGGCGGACGCTGAAGAACCGCGGCTACGCGCAGTCCTGCCGCTTCAAGCGCGTGCAGCAGCGCCACGTGCTCGAGGGCGAGAAGACGCAGCTCATGCAGCAAGTGGAGCACCTCAAGCAGGAGATCTCCAGGCTGATGCGGGAGAGGGACGCGTACAAGGAGAAATACGAGAAGCTCATCGGCAACGGCTTCCGAGAAAACGGCTCGAGCAGCGACAACAACCCTTCTTCTCCGGAGTTCTTCAT gTCTTCAAGAAAATTTCTGCACCTGTGA
- the mafb gene encoding transcription factor MafB isoform X1 gives MASELAMSNSDLPTSPLAMEYVNDFDLMKFEVKKEPVEPDRSISQCSRPVAGGSVSSTPMSTPCSSVPPSPSFSVPSPGSGSEQKAHLEDFYWMSGYQQQLNPEALGFSPEDAVEALISSGHQLPSFDGYTRGQQFGGAAGAGGAVAGEEMGSAAAVVSAVIAAAAAQNGNPHHHHHHHHHHHHATAHHGAPGAPANGNAAGSHQHTRLDERFSDEQLVTMSVRELNRQLRGVSKEEVIRLKQKRRTLKNRGYAQSCRFKRVQQRHVLEGEKTQLMQQVEHLKQEISRLMRERDAYKEKYEKLIGNGFRENGSSSDNNPSSPEFFIITFHPPSCGVSTFLGLAAKK, from the exons ATGGCATCAGAACTGGCAATGAGCAACTCCGACCTGCCCACCAGTCCCCTGGCCATGGAATATGTTAATGACTTCGATCTGATGAAGTTTGAAGTGAAAAAGGAGCCGGTGGAGCCCGACCGCAGCATCAGCCAGTGCAGCCGCCCAGTCGCCGGCGGATCCGTATCTTCCACCCCGATGAGCACGCCTTGCAGCTCGGTTCCTCCTTCGCCAAGCTTCTCGGTGCCCAGTCCGGGCTCGGGGAGCGAGCAGAAGGCGCACCTGGAGGACTTCTACTGGATGAGCGGCTACCAGCAGCAGCTGAACCCGGAGGCGCTGGGCTTCAGCCCAGAGGATGCGGTGGAGGCACTGATCAGCAGCGGCCACCAGCTCCCCAGCTTCGACGGCTACACCCGGGGCCAGCAGTTCGGCGGCGCGGCGGGCGCAGGAGGCGCCGTGGCCGGAGAGGAGATGGGCTCGGCGGCCGCCGTGGTCTCGGCCGTGATCGCGGCGGCGGCAGCGCAGAACGGCAATCcgcaccatcaccaccatcaccatcaccaccaccaccacgccACGGCGCACCACGGAGCGCCCGGAGCGCCCGCCAACGGCAACGCAGCGGGGAGCCACCAGCACACGCGCCTCGACGAACGCTTCTCCGACGAGCAGCTCGTCACCATGTCCGTGCGGGAGCTCAACCGACAGCTGCGCGGCGTCAGCAAGGAAGAAGTGATCCGGCTGAAGCAGAAGCGGCGGACGCTGAAGAACCGCGGCTACGCGCAGTCCTGCCGCTTCAAGCGCGTGCAGCAGCGCCACGTGCTCGAGGGCGAGAAGACGCAGCTCATGCAGCAAGTGGAGCACCTCAAGCAGGAGATCTCCAGGCTGATGCGGGAGAGGGACGCGTACAAGGAGAAATACGAGAAGCTCATCGGCAACGGCTTCCGAGAAAACGGCTCGAGCAGCGACAACAACCCTTCTTCTCCGGAGTTCTTCAT CATTACATTTCATCCTCCATCGTGTGGTGTGTCCACTTTTTTGGGACTTGCAGCAAAAAAGTGA